In the genome of Epinephelus fuscoguttatus linkage group LG4, E.fuscoguttatus.final_Chr_v1, the window TGATGGTCTGCCAACCTTTCAGAGTCAGCATGGAGCCGTGTGGAgctgtgaggggaaaaaaaactgatttcAGTTTTAATATGGAAAACAGGGTTTTTCAGACCATGATGTTGTTTCACAGTTTGTGAATTTTCACGTAGAACTACAAAGTCAGATATTCATAAATCAAATATTcatgaaaatgtattatttcaACTATTTTGAAGTGTTATAAATATACTGTATTGGGTGACACCACCATCTTTCTGTAGATATTGTATGTTTCCCCAAATAGACATGAAGTCAAAGATCACGCACACACAGTAAGACTATCAGTGAAATCAGATACAGAGATAGCATGGCTGGATAAGTGAGCTACACAAGCAGACTCTCACCTGTTCACCACCCTCTGTCTATCTCTCCTTCTATCTTTCCTTCTCACTTTCTCTTTCAATCTACTCCTTCTGTGTTTCACTCcttgaaaaaaaaggagagaccCCAGGTTGAGTAAATTAGACATTCCTGTGGCACAAGCCTGACTTCCTGTGTGGCATTTCATCTTGTCGCAGCGATTCAGTTTCATTCAGAAATCCAAGCAGACGACACGCGCATGACTGCCCTGCAtcatctgtgaatgtgtgtgtgttgtattgcCTCTGCGTTGTATCTAAAtattcttctctctctgtttctttgtttctcaGGTTGAATTTACCCAGAACCTCTAAATACCCAAAGTCTTCTAACACCGCCATCATGCCTACTGCGTCTCATCTCCCTGTTGCCGTTGACAACCACATCACGGAGGGAGACAGACATATCATCTGGAGGACCCTGCTGCACAAAGAGCCCCCGCTGAGGCTGTCCGACCCATTGCTTGACCAAAGAGACAGTTTTCAATGGGAAGCGCCGGCCTGGCAGCGTGGGTCACGGGGTCGTCGTCACGCCAACGGTGGCAGCGGGAGGGGCAACGTCCATCTGATGAGGGTGGGGTGTGTCCTGGGCACCTGCCAGGTGCAGAACCTCAGCCACCGTCTCTACCAGCTGATTGGACAGAGCGGGAGGGAAGACTCCTCCCCCATTAACCCTCGCAGTCCTCACAGCTACGGCTAACAGCACACCTCCAATCTACCGACGCGTTTATCATTAAGGGCTGGCAAGTTAGCCAGGTCCTTTGTTGCATCAGTGACACAACTGGGGCCCAAAATAAGCCTTTGATGTCAGTCCTTGCAACCCTGTCTTCTAGAAATTACTCTTGTAGAGTACTAAATTGTTTCGCCAATGCATtgtgataaaaaatgaaatctttgtattattattattattattacattttttccgCATGAGTAAACtaacattttttcattatgttATTAGAAAACATAATCCATGCAGGACAACTGTTCTCCCTCCAAAAAATTGCTGTTCCAAATCAGTAATACATTTCAAGGAGACAGGGTTGGTCCTTGATGTATCATCTGATCTCAGCTGCTTAATAGTAACGGTATATTGATGGTTTATTACAGCTGGGGTCTTTCTTTCATAGGTTTGACCAACAGTCTTATCTATATCGGTGACATTGTacccataaaaaaaaatgaaaaatcatcCGCAAAGGGTGAAACACACCCCGCACTGTTCTGCCAAGAAATAGCATCGTTATTGGCGTGTTTGCGCTATAATATCATAAGTGTATTGTGAATCAGACCTTGAGACAGGGCAGATAGCGGTTGCAAGTGATGTGCAATTAAAGGTGCTATCATGAGTTTCTTGCCCCATCGGACTCCAACTTAGTGATGCTACCATGTGCCCAGATCTAAACAATTATTCTGGTGAATACAATGTTATCATAACCTACAGATATGAAGATCGACACTGTGAAAATGATCTGTAACGAAACATAACTTCTGTACTGTGTAGCATTACAGTCTCTGGTTTCATGGAGGTGTAGGCCAGTTTACTGCTGTGAAACTAGTGCTTGGTGTTCTGGCTATTAACAACCATTTAAACACTAAGTATCTAAAGGAGGAAATCTGTGAATGAGAGAGGCGTCTTTCAGCCTGGCCTACCTGACTAATGTCTGCTATCGTCATTGTTGGTGATCCTGCTGATCTTAATTTACTTGGGCTCAGAGCTAATCCACCCTGTCTCTTAAAAGCACCTTCATCTCCCTCTGCAAACAAGTAGCTTTAGTTCCGTGCGTACGGAAACCAAGAATAACCTCCAATCAAGCCCCGTTAACCCTTAACCCAAAACCCCGCACAGCACACAATTAGCCAAAATAACCACTAACCCTAATCCATGAACTGTCGGGACACTTCTTAACAAGACTGCTTGTCTCTCAATACGTACAACTacactgcagtgtttgtttttgttacctgcAAACTGTAAATCTGTGATGCATCACTTTGAATTTTATTTACTATAAAGTCTGTTCAAGCCTTAATTGGTTTAATCATATGTAAGGCCTTGTAACGCTTTGCCTTTTGCCTATCCAAATTAAGCCTCGCTGTGACTATCAAAGTGTTATTTAAAGCTTTATAGTCTTCTGCTATTCTGTGTGTCAGTTCAGTGTAA includes:
- the adm2b gene encoding uncharacterized protein adm2b — translated: MCALLSACLCLLLGLLPLEIQCRALTLQSLTHRQRLNLPRTSKYPKSSNTAIMPTASHLPVAVDNHITEGDRHIIWRTLLHKEPPLRLSDPLLDQRDSFQWEAPAWQRGSRGRRHANGGSGRGNVHLMRVGCVLGTCQVQNLSHRLYQLIGQSGREDSSPINPRSPHSYG